The following proteins are co-located in the Paraburkholderia phytofirmans PsJN genome:
- a CDS encoding helix-turn-helix transcriptional regulator — MGEITAAALQAKRVSVPQFWHDDALPFIEVRSIEGGRDVCYAKHSHETFSIGAVTGGRSEYLNRHAREWIGAGAVVMMNPDDVHARNPVADERWSYRMMHVDVAWLTGLQHELGFSENHAFRAFSQTVTTDAGLFNGLNRLHAILVDGDADMLRKQSAAITFFSDVQNTLNPAVLPDHDASLQLTHAAEFIAENCTRSLKLEDICEAAGLSASHLIRAFRQRYGMTPHAYLINRRIQYSRAQLRRGRVIADVALDAGFADQAHLQRVFKRLVAATPGQYRS; from the coding sequence ATGGGCGAGATCACGGCGGCGGCACTTCAGGCGAAACGCGTTTCTGTGCCGCAGTTTTGGCACGACGATGCGTTGCCGTTCATTGAGGTGCGTTCAATTGAAGGCGGTCGCGACGTCTGCTACGCGAAACATTCGCACGAAACCTTCTCGATTGGCGCGGTCACTGGCGGCCGCAGCGAATATCTGAATCGCCACGCGCGTGAATGGATCGGCGCGGGCGCAGTCGTCATGATGAATCCGGACGACGTGCACGCGCGCAATCCGGTAGCCGACGAACGCTGGTCGTATCGCATGATGCATGTCGATGTGGCGTGGCTCACGGGCTTGCAGCATGAGTTGGGTTTCAGCGAGAACCACGCGTTTCGCGCGTTCTCGCAGACCGTGACAACGGACGCCGGATTGTTCAACGGCTTGAACCGGCTGCACGCGATTCTTGTCGACGGTGACGCGGACATGCTGCGCAAGCAAAGCGCGGCCATCACCTTTTTCTCCGACGTGCAAAACACACTGAACCCGGCGGTCTTGCCGGATCATGATGCGAGCCTCCAACTCACGCACGCAGCGGAATTCATTGCGGAAAACTGCACGCGGTCGCTAAAGCTGGAGGACATTTGCGAGGCGGCTGGTTTGTCCGCGTCGCATCTGATTCGCGCGTTCAGGCAACGCTATGGCATGACGCCGCACGCTTATCTGATCAACCGGCGTATTCAATACAGCCGCGCGCAACTCAGACGCGGACGTGTGATCGCCGATGTCGCACTCGACGCCGGTTTTGCGGACCAGGCGCATTTGCAGAGAGTCTTCAAGCGGCTGGTCGCGGCGACGCCGGGACAGTATCGCAGTTGA
- a CDS encoding ABC transporter substrate-binding protein, producing MKLLKPLLALACAFASLAASSGASAADTLRFGLEAQYPPFESKGPNGELQGLDIDVGNAVCVAAHMTCKWVETSFDGLIPALQGRKFDAINSAMNATDARRQAIDFTTVVYRVPTQLIAKRDSGLLPTPASLKGKRVGVLQASIQETYAKAHWESAGVTVVPYQDQNQVYTDLVAGRLDATLVLAPAGQTGFLSKPSGEGYAFVGEPVRDDKILGSGIAYGIRKGDTALRDRLNAAIAKVQADGTVKTLAAKYLGNIDVSAK from the coding sequence ATGAAATTGCTCAAGCCTCTTTTGGCTCTGGCCTGTGCATTCGCGTCGCTCGCGGCGTCGTCGGGTGCAAGCGCCGCCGATACGCTGCGTTTCGGCCTCGAAGCGCAGTATCCGCCGTTCGAATCGAAAGGCCCGAACGGGGAGTTGCAAGGCTTGGATATCGACGTCGGCAATGCGGTTTGCGTGGCCGCCCATATGACGTGCAAATGGGTCGAGACCTCGTTCGACGGGCTGATTCCCGCGCTGCAGGGCCGCAAGTTCGACGCCATCAATTCGGCGATGAACGCGACCGACGCACGCCGTCAGGCGATCGATTTCACTACCGTCGTGTATCGCGTGCCGACGCAGTTGATCGCGAAGCGCGACAGCGGTCTGCTGCCGACGCCGGCCTCGCTGAAGGGCAAGCGCGTGGGCGTGTTGCAGGCGTCGATTCAGGAAACCTACGCGAAGGCGCATTGGGAATCGGCGGGCGTGACCGTCGTGCCGTATCAGGACCAGAACCAGGTTTATACGGATCTCGTGGCGGGGCGTCTGGACGCGACGCTCGTGCTGGCGCCGGCCGGACAAACCGGCTTTCTGTCGAAGCCGAGCGGTGAAGGTTACGCTTTCGTCGGCGAACCGGTGCGCGACGACAAGATTCTCGGCAGCGGCATTGCATACGGAATTCGCAAGGGCGATACGGCATTGCGTGACCGCTTGAATGCGGCGATTGCCAAGGTGCAAGCCGACGGCACGGTGAAGACGCTGGCCGCGAAATATCTCGGCAACATCGACGTGTCGGCGAAATAG
- a CDS encoding heavy metal translocating P-type ATPase, which yields MPQADHADADRLEQAKVPVDGHEADTHAHDGATCGHRHHAHDHDHAHVSHSHAPAHSHADAACCGTGAATAAAVAAPAPLPPSEAIGSNMRTAIRIMQMDCPTEEALIRKKFSRMPHVRSMEFNLMQRVLTVVHAPEALDSILAALRSLDFTPELADAGPNAASGASAAPRAPSKPWWPLALAGMAAAGSEAAGWLGAPVWLPAGLAILAILSCGLTTYKKGWLAIRNGNLNINALMSIAVTGALLLRQWPEAAMVMVLFTIAELIEAKSLDRARNAIQGLMQLTPEQASVQQLDGSWRLVDLKAIALGAVVRVKPGERIALDGEIVAGRSSVDQAPITGESLPVDKAVGDAVFAGTINQTGSFDYRVTAAASNTTLARIIHAVEEAQGTKAPTQRFVDQFARVYTPIVFAVALAVAIVPPLLFDGSWQAWVYKALVMLVIACPCALVISTPVTIVSGLAAAARKGILIKGGAYLEQGRKLTRLALDKTGTLTHGKPVQTEFEILAEIDALRCRTLAASLSGRSDHPVSMAIATAAKADGLKHITVAAFEAIAGRGVRGEIDGVPYWLGNHRLIEELGRCSASLEARLDALESQGKTVVMLVDAERVLALFAVADTVKETSRAAIAELQRLGVSTAMLTGDNPHTAAAIAQQVGIDEARGNQLPEDKLNAVAQWSDDGATVGMVGDGINDAPALARADIGFAMGAMGTDTAIETADVALMDDDLRKIPSFIRLSKATHAVLVQNITLALGIKSVFLVLTVIGLGTMWMAVFADVGASLLVVANGLRLLRK from the coding sequence ATGCCTCAAGCCGACCACGCCGACGCCGATCGCCTCGAACAGGCGAAAGTCCCTGTGGACGGGCACGAAGCGGACACGCATGCCCACGACGGCGCGACCTGCGGTCATCGCCACCATGCGCACGATCACGACCACGCTCACGTCAGCCACAGCCACGCGCCCGCCCACAGTCATGCCGATGCGGCGTGTTGCGGGACAGGCGCGGCAACAGCGGCAGCCGTAGCCGCGCCGGCCCCACTGCCGCCATCCGAAGCCATCGGCAGCAACATGCGCACCGCCATCCGCATCATGCAGATGGATTGCCCGACCGAAGAAGCGCTGATCCGCAAGAAATTCAGCCGCATGCCACACGTACGCAGCATGGAATTCAACCTGATGCAGCGCGTCCTGACGGTCGTCCACGCGCCCGAGGCGCTCGACTCGATCCTCGCCGCGCTGCGTTCGCTCGACTTCACGCCCGAACTCGCCGATGCCGGGCCGAACGCCGCGTCCGGGGCCTCGGCCGCGCCGCGCGCGCCGAGCAAGCCGTGGTGGCCGCTGGCGCTCGCCGGCATGGCTGCGGCAGGCTCAGAGGCCGCTGGCTGGCTCGGCGCACCCGTTTGGCTGCCTGCGGGTCTGGCGATCCTCGCCATCCTCTCCTGCGGCCTTACGACGTACAAGAAGGGCTGGCTCGCCATCCGCAACGGCAACCTGAACATCAACGCGCTGATGAGCATTGCCGTGACCGGCGCGCTGCTTCTGCGCCAATGGCCGGAAGCCGCGATGGTCATGGTGCTCTTCACCATCGCCGAACTGATCGAGGCGAAATCGCTCGACCGCGCCCGCAACGCGATCCAGGGTTTGATGCAACTCACGCCTGAACAAGCGAGCGTGCAGCAACTCGACGGCAGTTGGCGATTGGTGGACCTCAAGGCCATTGCGCTCGGCGCGGTGGTTCGCGTGAAGCCGGGCGAGCGGATCGCGCTGGACGGCGAAATCGTCGCGGGCCGCTCGAGCGTGGATCAGGCGCCGATCACCGGCGAAAGCCTGCCGGTCGACAAAGCCGTGGGTGACGCGGTGTTCGCCGGCACGATCAATCAGACCGGCTCGTTCGACTATCGCGTCACCGCCGCGGCCAGCAATACGACACTCGCACGCATCATCCACGCAGTTGAAGAAGCGCAAGGCACCAAGGCGCCGACGCAGCGTTTCGTCGACCAGTTCGCCCGCGTGTATACGCCGATCGTGTTCGCCGTCGCGCTTGCCGTGGCCATTGTGCCGCCGCTGCTGTTCGACGGATCGTGGCAGGCGTGGGTCTACAAGGCGCTGGTCATGTTGGTGATCGCGTGCCCGTGCGCGCTCGTGATCTCGACGCCGGTGACCATCGTCAGCGGTCTCGCTGCGGCGGCCCGCAAAGGCATTCTGATCAAAGGCGGCGCCTATCTCGAGCAAGGCCGCAAGCTAACGCGGCTGGCGCTCGACAAAACCGGCACGCTCACTCACGGCAAGCCCGTGCAGACCGAGTTCGAAATACTCGCTGAGATCGACGCCCTGCGTTGCCGCACGCTTGCGGCGAGTCTTTCGGGGCGCTCCGATCATCCTGTCTCGATGGCGATTGCGACGGCGGCGAAGGCCGATGGCCTGAAGCACATCACTGTCGCGGCCTTCGAGGCAATCGCGGGACGCGGCGTGCGCGGCGAGATAGACGGCGTGCCGTACTGGCTCGGCAACCATCGGCTGATCGAAGAACTGGGACGCTGCTCCGCGTCGCTCGAAGCGCGGCTGGATGCGCTCGAAAGTCAAGGCAAGACCGTCGTGATGCTGGTGGACGCCGAACGCGTGCTCGCGCTGTTCGCGGTCGCCGATACGGTGAAGGAAACCAGCCGCGCAGCCATCGCCGAGTTGCAGCGGCTCGGCGTGAGCACGGCCATGCTCACCGGCGACAACCCGCACACCGCCGCCGCGATCGCGCAACAGGTCGGTATCGACGAAGCGCGCGGCAATCAGCTGCCGGAAGACAAACTAAACGCAGTCGCGCAGTGGTCGGACGACGGCGCGACGGTCGGCATGGTCGGCGACGGCATCAACGACGCGCCCGCGCTCGCCCGCGCCGACATCGGTTTCGCGATGGGCGCGATGGGCACCGACACGGCGATCGAAACCGCCGACGTCGCGCTGATGGACGACGACCTGCGCAAGATCCCGTCGTTCATTCGTCTGTCGAAGGCGACGCATGCGGTGCTGGTGCAGAACATCACGCTCGCGCTCGGCATCAAGAGCGTCTTCCTCGTGCTGACCGTAATCGGTCTGGGCACGATGTGGATGGCCGTGTTCGCCGACGTGGGCGCGAGTCTGCTAGTGGTGGCAAACGGGTTGCGGCTGTTGCGCAAATGA
- the dbpA gene encoding ATP-dependent RNA helicase DbpA yields the protein MNSPTTAGAPFSQLPLPPATLANLTQLGYVEMTPIQAASLPIALAGHDLIAQAKTGSGKTAAFSLALLARLDARNFAVQAMVLCPTRELADQVTQEIRRLARAEENIKVLTLCGGTPMRPQTASLEHGAHIVVGTPGRIMDHLERGSLPLQSLNTLVLDEADRMLDMGFFDDIATVVKQCPKERQTLLFSATYPEGIVKLSQQFLRNPKEVKLAERHDNTKIRQRFYEVTEDGRLHAVGLLLNHYRPVSTLAFCNTKQQCRDLLDVLRAQGFHALALHGELDQRERDQVLIQFANRSCSVLVATDVAARGLDIAQLEAVINVDVTPDPEVHVHRIGRTGRADQEGWALSLASMNEMGRVGSLEQAQKREVEWHKLSELTAASNERLLPPMETLQILGGRKEKIRPGDVLGALTGEAGFAGSQIGKINVTEMSTYVAVERSIAREALRKLSAGKVKGKKVKVRMMDDA from the coding sequence ATGAACAGTCCCACCACCGCCGGCGCGCCGTTTAGCCAGCTACCGCTGCCGCCCGCGACGCTCGCCAACCTGACGCAGCTCGGCTACGTCGAGATGACGCCGATTCAGGCCGCAAGTCTGCCGATCGCGCTCGCCGGCCACGATCTGATCGCCCAGGCAAAAACCGGCAGCGGCAAGACCGCGGCGTTTTCGCTGGCACTGCTGGCGCGTCTCGACGCACGCAACTTCGCCGTGCAGGCGATGGTGCTGTGCCCCACGCGCGAACTCGCCGATCAGGTCACGCAGGAAATCCGCCGCCTCGCGCGTGCCGAAGAAAACATCAAGGTGCTGACGCTGTGCGGCGGCACGCCGATGCGTCCGCAAACGGCCAGCCTCGAACACGGCGCGCACATCGTGGTCGGCACGCCGGGCCGCATCATGGATCACCTTGAGCGCGGCAGCCTGCCGCTGCAGTCGCTCAACACGCTGGTGCTCGACGAAGCGGACCGCATGCTCGACATGGGTTTCTTCGACGATATCGCCACCGTCGTGAAGCAATGCCCGAAAGAGCGCCAAACGCTGCTGTTTTCGGCGACGTATCCCGAGGGCATCGTCAAACTAAGCCAGCAATTCCTGCGTAATCCGAAGGAAGTGAAGCTCGCCGAACGGCATGACAACACCAAGATTCGTCAGCGGTTCTATGAAGTAACCGAAGACGGACGGCTGCATGCCGTCGGTCTGCTGCTGAATCACTATCGTCCGGTGAGCACGCTGGCGTTCTGCAACACCAAGCAGCAATGCCGCGATCTGCTCGACGTGCTGCGCGCGCAGGGTTTTCATGCGCTCGCGTTGCACGGCGAACTCGACCAGCGTGAACGCGACCAGGTGCTGATCCAGTTCGCCAATCGCAGTTGCTCGGTGCTGGTCGCCACCGACGTCGCCGCGCGTGGTCTCGACATCGCGCAGCTCGAAGCGGTGATCAACGTCGACGTGACGCCGGATCCGGAAGTGCATGTGCACCGCATTGGCCGTACGGGCCGCGCCGATCAGGAAGGCTGGGCGCTGAGCCTGGCGAGCATGAACGAGATGGGCCGCGTCGGCAGTCTCGAGCAGGCGCAAAAGCGCGAGGTGGAATGGCACAAGCTGTCCGAACTCACCGCGGCGAGCAATGAGCGGCTGCTGCCGCCCATGGAAACGCTGCAGATTCTCGGCGGCCGCAAGGAAAAGATCCGTCCGGGCGACGTGCTCGGCGCGCTGACCGGCGAGGCCGGTTTCGCCGGCTCGCAGATCGGCAAGATCAACGTGACGGAAATGTCGACCTATGTGGCTGTTGAACGCAGCATCGCGCGTGAGGCGCTGCGCAAGCTCAGCGCCGGCAAGGTGAAGGGCAAGAAAGTCAAAGTCCGCATGATGGACGACGCCTGA
- a CDS encoding pyridoxal phosphate-dependent aminotransferase codes for MQSATQARSKLPDVGTTIFTVIGQLAAQHDALNLSQGAPNFAPDAKLIDGVAQAMRAGHNQYAPMAGIAALREALADKVATLYGVRYDPASEVTVIASASEGLYSTISALVHPGDEVIYFEPSFDSYGPIVRLQGATPVPIKLSLDDFRVNWDEVAAAITPKTRMIITNTPHNPTATVFSEADVERLKAVTRNTDIVILADEVYEHVVFDGAKHQSMACHSELAERSVIVSSFGKSYHVTGWRVGYCLAPAALMDEIRKVHQFMVFSADTPMQYAFVDALANRESYLGLSAFYQKKRDLLAEALRDSRFELLPSEGSFFMLARFRGFSDESDSDFVLRLIRDARVATIPLSAFYTDGTDSGLIRLSFSKDDATLIEGARRLSEI; via the coding sequence ATGCAGAGCGCCACGCAAGCCCGCTCGAAGTTGCCTGACGTAGGCACGACGATTTTTACCGTGATCGGCCAACTGGCCGCTCAGCACGACGCGCTGAATCTGTCGCAAGGCGCGCCGAATTTCGCGCCGGACGCCAAACTGATCGACGGCGTTGCGCAAGCCATGCGCGCCGGTCATAACCAGTACGCGCCGATGGCCGGCATCGCCGCCTTGCGCGAAGCGCTCGCCGACAAGGTCGCCACGCTGTACGGCGTGCGCTACGACCCGGCGAGCGAAGTCACCGTGATCGCCAGCGCAAGCGAAGGTCTGTATTCGACGATCAGCGCATTGGTGCATCCGGGCGACGAGGTGATCTACTTCGAGCCCTCGTTCGACAGCTACGGTCCGATCGTGCGGCTGCAAGGCGCGACGCCCGTGCCGATCAAGCTGTCGCTGGACGACTTCCGTGTGAACTGGGACGAAGTGGCCGCCGCGATCACGCCGAAGACGCGCATGATCATCACCAACACGCCGCACAATCCGACCGCGACCGTGTTCAGCGAGGCCGACGTCGAACGACTGAAGGCCGTTACGCGCAATACCGATATCGTGATTCTCGCCGACGAGGTCTACGAACACGTGGTGTTCGACGGCGCGAAACATCAGAGCATGGCGTGCCATTCCGAACTCGCGGAACGCAGCGTGATCGTCTCGTCGTTCGGCAAGTCGTATCACGTGACGGGCTGGCGTGTCGGCTACTGCCTCGCGCCCGCTGCCTTAATGGACGAGATTCGCAAAGTCCATCAGTTCATGGTGTTTTCAGCCGATACGCCGATGCAGTATGCGTTCGTCGACGCATTGGCCAATCGCGAAAGCTACCTCGGCTTGTCCGCCTTCTATCAGAAGAAGCGCGATCTGCTCGCAGAGGCACTGCGCGATTCGCGCTTCGAGTTGTTGCCGAGCGAAGGCAGCTTCTTCATGCTCGCGCGTTTTCGCGGCTTCTCCGATGAAAGCGATAGCGATTTCGTGCTGCGTCTGATTCGCGATGCACGTGTCGCGACTATTCCGCTGTCGGCGTTTTATACCGATGGTACGGACTCCGGCTTGATTCGCCTGAGCTTCTCGAAAGACGATGCGACCTTGATCGAAGGCGCGCGGCGTCTCAGCGAGATCTGA
- the cadR gene encoding Cd(II)/Pb(II)-responsive transcriptional regulator, whose product MKIGELAKIAHCTTETIRFYEKEGLLPEAERTEANYRSYTAKHVERLRFIRNCRALDMTHDEIRALLRLTDAPADGCGGINALIDEHIAHVDMRIDELKQLKVQLTTLREQCHGEQAVEDCGIVQGLTEMDVSAPRARHTHLG is encoded by the coding sequence ATGAAAATCGGCGAATTGGCGAAAATCGCCCATTGCACGACCGAAACCATCCGTTTCTACGAAAAAGAAGGCTTGTTGCCCGAAGCGGAGCGCACCGAGGCCAATTACCGCAGTTACACGGCGAAGCATGTCGAACGGCTGCGTTTCATCCGTAATTGCCGCGCGCTCGACATGACCCACGACGAAATCCGTGCGCTGCTGCGTCTGACCGACGCGCCGGCGGACGGCTGCGGCGGCATCAATGCCTTGATCGACGAGCACATTGCGCACGTCGACATGCGCATCGACGAACTGAAGCAGCTGAAAGTGCAATTGACCACCTTGCGCGAGCAGTGCCACGGCGAACAGGCCGTGGAAGACTGCGGCATCGTGCAGGGCCTCACCGAGATGGATGTGAGCGCGCCGCGGGCACGGCATACGCATCTGGGTTGA